In Triticum aestivum cultivar Chinese Spring chromosome 5B, IWGSC CS RefSeq v2.1, whole genome shotgun sequence, the following proteins share a genomic window:
- the LOC123110042 gene encoding phosphatidylinositol 4-phosphate 5-kinase 2-like isoform X2: MRRVAPATVASAHGDGGVHQGLTHHGDAHASPTATHGCACPCRRGKATAHHAVAGNAGGNASRSPEAKAPALPRLCIWDSAGDGTKEKEAAVSVSVAWPDEAATPRTNPPPQRWRRPGKTISKGHRNYHLMLNLQLGIRHAVGRSAARPMRELSRADFDPRDKFWTRFPPAGSRTTPPHSSDEFRWKDYCPMVFRHMRRKLFGVDPADYMLAICGDDALRELSSPGKSGSFFYLTHDERFMIKTVKKSEVKLLIRMLPSYHKHVKRYNNSLITRFYGVHSVKPYGGHKVRFIVMGNLFCSEHRIHRRYDLKGSSYGRKSDRFEEETGDATTLKDLDLNFAFRMQRSWYKELHEQLRRDCAFLESEGIMDYSLLVGVHFCDDIVPASKMASSTFTTFTTSPELSANMLSACQNSVSVSEPCLSAKDLDKMADHLKPLARLGAHMPARAERTSMSDIDPFPSGDGGFSSGRSKSGGEAYDVILYFGIIDILRDYDISKRLEHAYKSLQTDPSSISAVDPRLYSQRFQDFMGRVFIKEC; the protein is encoded by the exons ATGAGGCGGGTGGCGCCGGCGACCGTCGCTTCTGCCCACGGAGACGGAGGTGTCCACCAAGGCCTCACCCACCACGGAGATGCCCACGCCTCGCCCACCGCGACGCACGGTTGCGCCTGCCCCTGCCGCCGCGGCAAGGCCACCGCCCACCACGCCGTCGCCGGCAATGCCGGGGGCAACGCCAGCCGCTCGCCGGAGGCCAAAGCCCCCGCCTTGCCGCGGCTCTGCATCTGGGACTCCGCCGGCGACGGCACCAAAGAGAAAGAGGCCGCCGTCTCCGTCTCCGTGGCGTGGCCGGACGAGGCCGCCACCCCGCGCACCAATCCGCCGCCGCAACGGTGGAGGCGGCCCGGGAAGACCATCTCCAAGGGCCACCGGAACTACCACCTCATGCTCAACCTGCAGCTCGGCATCAGGCACGCGGTGGGGAGGTCGGCGGCGAGGCCGATGCGGGAGCTCAGCCGGGCCGACTTCGATCCCCGGGACAAGTTCTGGACGCGGTTCCCGCCGGCGGGGTCCAGGACCACGCCGCCGCACTCCTCCGACGAGTTCCGGTGGAAGGACTACTGCCCCATGGTCTTCAG GCACATGAGGAGGAAGCTGTTCGGCGTCGACCCGGCGGACTACATGCTTGCCATCTGCGGGGACGACGCCCTGCGGGAGCTGTCGTCGCCCGGGAAGAGCGGCAGCTTCTTCTACCTCACGCACGACGAGCGCTTCATGATCAAGACCGTCAAGAAATCCGAAGTCAAG TTGCTGATCCGGATGTTGCCGAGCTACCACAAACACGTTAAACGGTACAACAACTCCCTCATCACAAGGTTCTACGGCGTTCACTCGGTGAAGCCATATGGTGGGCACAAG GTACGGTTCATCGTAATGGGCAATCTGTTCTGCTCGGAGCACCGGATCCATCGCCGTTACGACCTGAAAGGCTCCTCCTACGGCCGGAAATCCGACAGGTTTGAAGAAGAGACCGGCGATGCAACCACACTCAAGGATCTGGATCTCAACTTTGCGTTCCGGATGCAGCGCTCTTGGTATAAAGAGCTTCATGA GCAACTTAGACGAGATTGCGCGTTCTTGGAATCGGAGGGCATCATGGATTACAGTCTATTGGTTGGAGTTCACTTTTGCGATGATATTGTCCCTGCATCAAAGATGGCATCATCTACTTTTACTACTTTTACTACTTCTCCTG AGCTTTCAGCCAACATGCTGTCGGCATGCCAAAACAGCGTCAGCGTGTCTGAGCCGTGCCTCTCAGCTAAAGATCTGGACAAGATGGCCGATCACCT GAAACCATTGGCCAGACTGGGTGCACACATGCCAGCTCGAGCGGAGCGCACATCCATGAGCGACATCGACCCTTTCCCCTCTGGTGACGGGGGATTCTCGTCTGGCCGGAGCAAGAGCGGGGGTGAAGCCTACGACGTCATCCTCTACTTTGGGATAATCGACATCCTCCGGGACTACGACATCAGCAAGAGGCTGGAGCACGCATACAAGTCGCTGCAGACGGACCCCAGCTCGATCTCCGCGGTCGACCCCAGGCTCTACTCGCAGAGGTTCCAGGATTTCATGGGCAGGGTTTTCATCAAGGAGTGCTAG
- the LOC123110042 gene encoding phosphatidylinositol 4-phosphate 5-kinase 2-like isoform X1, giving the protein MRRVAPATVASAHGDGGVHQGLTHHGDAHASPTATHGCACPCRRGKATAHHAVAGNAGGNASRSPEAKAPALPRLCIWDSAGDGTKEKEAAVSVSVAWPDEAATPRTNPPPQRWRRPGKTISKGHRNYHLMLNLQLGIRHAVGRSAARPMRELSRADFDPRDKFWTRFPPAGSRTTPPHSSDEFRWKDYCPMVFRHMRRKLFGVDPADYMLAICGDDALRELSSPGKSGSFFYLTHDERFMIKTVKKSEVKLLIRMLPSYHKHVKRYNNSLITRFYGVHSVKPYGGHKVRFIVMGNLFCSEHRIHRRYDLKGSSYGRKSDRFEEETGDATTLKDLDLNFAFRMQRSWYKELHEQLRRDCAFLESEGIMDYSLLVGVHFCDDIVPASKMASSTFTTFTTSPELSANMLSACQNSVSVSEPCLSAKDLDKMADHLNFRKPLARLGAHMPARAERTSMSDIDPFPSGDGGFSSGRSKSGGEAYDVILYFGIIDILRDYDISKRLEHAYKSLQTDPSSISAVDPRLYSQRFQDFMGRVFIKEC; this is encoded by the exons ATGAGGCGGGTGGCGCCGGCGACCGTCGCTTCTGCCCACGGAGACGGAGGTGTCCACCAAGGCCTCACCCACCACGGAGATGCCCACGCCTCGCCCACCGCGACGCACGGTTGCGCCTGCCCCTGCCGCCGCGGCAAGGCCACCGCCCACCACGCCGTCGCCGGCAATGCCGGGGGCAACGCCAGCCGCTCGCCGGAGGCCAAAGCCCCCGCCTTGCCGCGGCTCTGCATCTGGGACTCCGCCGGCGACGGCACCAAAGAGAAAGAGGCCGCCGTCTCCGTCTCCGTGGCGTGGCCGGACGAGGCCGCCACCCCGCGCACCAATCCGCCGCCGCAACGGTGGAGGCGGCCCGGGAAGACCATCTCCAAGGGCCACCGGAACTACCACCTCATGCTCAACCTGCAGCTCGGCATCAGGCACGCGGTGGGGAGGTCGGCGGCGAGGCCGATGCGGGAGCTCAGCCGGGCCGACTTCGATCCCCGGGACAAGTTCTGGACGCGGTTCCCGCCGGCGGGGTCCAGGACCACGCCGCCGCACTCCTCCGACGAGTTCCGGTGGAAGGACTACTGCCCCATGGTCTTCAG GCACATGAGGAGGAAGCTGTTCGGCGTCGACCCGGCGGACTACATGCTTGCCATCTGCGGGGACGACGCCCTGCGGGAGCTGTCGTCGCCCGGGAAGAGCGGCAGCTTCTTCTACCTCACGCACGACGAGCGCTTCATGATCAAGACCGTCAAGAAATCCGAAGTCAAG TTGCTGATCCGGATGTTGCCGAGCTACCACAAACACGTTAAACGGTACAACAACTCCCTCATCACAAGGTTCTACGGCGTTCACTCGGTGAAGCCATATGGTGGGCACAAG GTACGGTTCATCGTAATGGGCAATCTGTTCTGCTCGGAGCACCGGATCCATCGCCGTTACGACCTGAAAGGCTCCTCCTACGGCCGGAAATCCGACAGGTTTGAAGAAGAGACCGGCGATGCAACCACACTCAAGGATCTGGATCTCAACTTTGCGTTCCGGATGCAGCGCTCTTGGTATAAAGAGCTTCATGA GCAACTTAGACGAGATTGCGCGTTCTTGGAATCGGAGGGCATCATGGATTACAGTCTATTGGTTGGAGTTCACTTTTGCGATGATATTGTCCCTGCATCAAAGATGGCATCATCTACTTTTACTACTTTTACTACTTCTCCTG AGCTTTCAGCCAACATGCTGTCGGCATGCCAAAACAGCGTCAGCGTGTCTGAGCCGTGCCTCTCAGCTAAAGATCTGGACAAGATGGCCGATCACCT GAACTTCAGGAAACCATTGGCCAGACTGGGTGCACACATGCCAGCTCGAGCGGAGCGCACATCCATGAGCGACATCGACCCTTTCCCCTCTGGTGACGGGGGATTCTCGTCTGGCCGGAGCAAGAGCGGGGGTGAAGCCTACGACGTCATCCTCTACTTTGGGATAATCGACATCCTCCGGGACTACGACATCAGCAAGAGGCTGGAGCACGCATACAAGTCGCTGCAGACGGACCCCAGCTCGATCTCCGCGGTCGACCCCAGGCTCTACTCGCAGAGGTTCCAGGATTTCATGGGCAGGGTTTTCATCAAGGAGTGCTAG